The genome window GATTAATATCATTTCAGCCGAAATGTTCTCTCTGCTGTCAATATTAATGTTCATATTGCTTTTCGTTATAACCTCTAGTTCAGTTCGTCGTTTCTTTTATGGTCTATATTTTAAAAGAAAGAAGGGATTGCTATGCTCAATCGGAAAACTATACGAACGAAAGTTACGTTATCTTTATGTTCTCAGATTTGTTTTTCTGTTCTTACTGCCAATCGCCATAGCAATTGCTTTTCGTGCCTTTGGTTTTCCAATAAACATTCAAGATAACCTTCTGAATTTGATTTCTATAGGTTTTGCAATGATGACGTTTTCTGCCATTGAAATGCCGTCTTTGACAAAGCCTCACGTTTTCATCTCAGTTTTTTCAGAAGACGGGAAAGAAATAACCTCGCTGGCAGAGTGCAAAGAAGTTGAAATGCAACTCACTGTGAAAGTTGATGTACAGAGGGTCATAATGTTTAGAGCGGCAAATCTTTGTATGCACACACTCAAGGACTGCACTTTTATTTTTAATTTTCCAAAGGGCTTTTTTTCATTGTTACCATTCGACGATCCAGCATACAAGGATTTAGATTTCAAGAAAGAATTCACTATTCAGAAAAGAAATGATGCTTGTCTATTTACGCCTAAAAACAACTTCACTACAATGTCTCCATCAGACTGCTTAATCTTTCCAGTAATAGTGAAACCATTAAAAGAAAGTGAAGAAAAGTTTGAAATTACTGTTGAGGTCAGTTCACAGAGTACTTGGGGGAG of Candidatus Bathyarchaeota archaeon contains these proteins:
- a CDS encoding transglutaminase-like domain-containing protein, translated to MKKLNLYSSLKKDKQRFFRWIALLMVALIIVSLFISIGLIALQIVSNLEVSKRINDDGIKLDLRNRFDRSYNYTELFLWEHQHLNFTWDKIERHTDPIEILNYGKGRCGEFAILYAALCLAHGYECRFDTNIFGDHQWVEIKVDGEWIHFDPSLDPSDPRINDRYTYERDWKSSLILVLAFENSSFYDVTNLYRSGFWINIISAEMFSLLSILMFILLFVITSSSVRRFFYGLYFKRKKGLLCSIGKLYERKLRYLYVLRFVFLFLLPIAIAIAFRAFGFPINIQDNLLNLISIGFAMMTFSAIEMPSLTKPHVFISVFSEDGKEITSLAECKEVEMQLTVKVDVQRVIMFRAANLCMHTLKDCTFIFNFPKGFFSLLPFDDPAYKDLDFKKEFTIQKRNDACLFTPKNNFTTMSPSDCLIFPVIVKPLKESEEKFEITVEVSSQSTWGSSQYRFPIKFLRN